In Malus sylvestris chromosome 15, drMalSylv7.2, whole genome shotgun sequence, a single genomic region encodes these proteins:
- the LOC126603045 gene encoding uncharacterized protein LOC126603045, with protein MPTLPMFKNNQRCIQLQNGHSSRSGCDNSSNGDNGGNGGGGSGCNGGDGSINGGRTVVVLIIVGYGGWGAEITILEWGDDSSGKDYGGNGGGGGGCRGGANSEILWLGCRGNNCDSGGCGGNSGDCCYGGDGGGNDGGDNGDNGGCGCSDNGGDCGCGGGGGGGGNDGGDNGVMAVVFVVTVVEVVGLVVQ; from the exons ATGCCGACATTGCCGATG TTTAAGAACAATCAGCG TTGCATACAATTGCAAAATGGACATAGTAGTAGGAGTGGGTGCGACAACAGTAGCAACGGGGATAATGGTGGTAATGGTGGTGGGGGTAGTGGTTGCAATGGTGGTGATGGTAGCATAAATGGTGGACGTACAGTGGTGGTGCTAATTATAGTGGGATATGGTGGTTGGGGTGCAGAGATAACAATATTG GAGTGGGGCGATGACAGTAGTGGCAAGGACTATGGTGGTAatggtggtggcggtggcggttGCCGTGGTGGTGCTAATAGTGAGATATTGTGGTTGGGGTGCAGAGGTAACAATTGTGACAGTGGCGGTTGCGGTGGCAATAGTGGCGATTGCTGTTATGGTGGTGACGGTGGTGGAAATGATGGTGGTGACAATGGTGATAATGGAGGTTGTGGTTGCAGTGATAATGGTGGGGATTGCGGTTGTGGTGGTGGAGGTGGCGGTGGTGGTAATGATGGTGGTGACAATGGTGTAATGGCGGTTGTTTTTGTGGTTACAGTAGTGGAGGTTGTGGGTTTGGTGGTGCAGTGA
- the LOC126603402 gene encoding E3 ubiquitin-protein ligase WAV3-like, with amino-acid sequence MGTGWRRAFCTTIPRDPAEESTLSEKISPSPSTTPRSCTRLGFFSSGSYPTTSRLQTQRQTQVGDHENPRKLECKTSTPNRSRTSFLSSSNPTSPRSPLKLSLFRNSFKFRSSCRICLNSVKTGQGTAIYTAECSHSFHFPCIATHVRSHGNLVCPVCNSTWKDVPLLAIHQNLNNNNAAQNDVIRSQTTPKQKPKSKPAKADKKIVMESTSSPRASSKPLYDDDESLLSPTSRIIPIPEADDEEAEDEAVADPETDDVQEFQGFFVNPNSSSSDAQTNCRDFKTNNKVQVRILPESALLFSGRGSDTYVVALRVKAPPPPILNPSHRAPIDLVTVLDVSGSMTGAKLQMLKRAMRLVISSLGSNDRLSIVAFSASTKRLLSLKRMTAHGQRLARRVVDRLACGQGSSVGDALRKATKVLDDRREKNPVASVMLLSDGHDERVKTSGNRRQSSSQVSSTRFAHIEIPVHDFGFRETGGVGQEPAEDAFAKCVGGIVSVVVQDLRIQLGFDSGSAPAEISAIYSCNGGPAVHGSASVRLGDLYAEEEWELLVELRVPRAPGARGPQTVMSARCLYKDPATQETVHGRKQALLVPLADAVRSSSCPKIERLRGLFITTRAVAESRRLVEHNDYPSAHHLLASARALLMKSSSVSTDEYVRVLEAELSELHWRRQQKIMEAEQQMMMIQRWRGGGERDAAVTAVLDENEEPLTPTSAWRAAEKLAKVAMMKKSLSRVGDLHGFENARF; translated from the exons ATGGGAACTGGTTGGAGGCGAGCTTTCTGCACTACAATCCCTCGAGATCCAGCCGAAGAATCCACACTCTCTGAAAAGATAAGTCCCAGCCCAAGTACCACTCCCAGAAGCTGTACCAGGCTCGGTTTCTTCTCCAGTGGCAGCTATCCTACCACCTCGAGATTGCAAACCCAGCGGCAAACCCAGGTTGGCGACCATGAAAATCCCAGAAAACTTGAGTGCAAAACCAGTACTCCAAACCGTAGTAGAACGTCGTTTCTCTCGAGCTCCAACCCAACTTCTCCTCGATCCCCTCTCAAGCTCTCCCTCTTCCGAAACAGCTTCAAATTTCGG AGCAGCTGCAGGATATGCTTGAACAGCGTCAAAACCGGCCAAGGCACCGCCATTTACACGGCAGAGTGCAGCCACTCCTTTCACTTCCCTTGCATAGCTACCCATGTCCGCAGCCATGGCAACCTCGTCTGCCCCGTCTGCAACTCCACCTGGAAAGACGTCCCTCTCCTCGCCATCCACCAAaacctcaacaacaacaacgccGCCCAGAACGACGTCATCCGAAGCCAAACCACCCCAAAgcagaaacccaaatccaagcCCGCCAAGGCCGACAAAAAGATAGTAATGGAGTCCACATCATCACCGAGAGCCTCGTCGAAGCCATTGTACGACGACGACGAGTCTCTTCTCTCTCCGACGTCTCGGATCATCCCGATCCCAGAAGCCGACGACGAGGAGGCAGAAGACGAGGCCGTCGCAGACCCCGAGACCGACGACGTCCAAGAGTTCCAGGGTTTTTTCGTCAATCCCAACTCTTCATCTTCCGATGCGCAGACCAACTGCAGAGATTTTAAAACCAATAATAAAGTTCAGGTGCGGATTTTGCCCGAATCCGCTTTGCTCTTTTCGGGTCGGGGCTCCGACACTTATGTCGTGGCGTTGCGGGTCAAGGCACCACCGCCGCCGATTTTAAACCCTTCGCATCGCGCGCCGATCGATTTGGTAACGGTGCTCGACGTCAGCGGAAGCATGACCGGCGCGAAGCTCCAGATGTTGAAACGCGCCATGCGTTTGGTCATTTCATCGCTCGGCTCCAACGACCGGCTTTCGATTGTCGCTTTTTCCGCTTCGACGAAACGGTTGTTGTCGTTAAAGAGAATGACGGCCCATGGTCAACGTTTGGCTAGAAGGGTCGTTGACCGGCTTGCATGCGGCCAAGGTTCGAGTGTGGGTGACGCCTTGAGGAAGGCGACTAAGGTGCTTGATGATCGGAGGGAGAAGAATCCAGTGGCCAGTGTCATGCTCTTATCCGACGGTCATGATGAGAGGGTGAAAACATCGGGCAATCGTCGTCAAAGTTCAAGCCAAGTATCGTCCACCCGGTTCGCTCACATTGAAATCCCAGTTCATGATTTCGGGTTCCGCGAAACCGGCGGCGTTGGCCAGGAGCCGGCTGAGGACGCCTTTGCCAAATGCGTTGGTGGAATAGTGAGTGTGGTGGTGCAGGACTTGAGAATTCAGCTGGGCTTTGATTCCGGCTCGGCTCCCGCGGAGATATCAGCTATATATTCGTGCAATGGTGGGCCAGCAGTGCACGGCTCAGCTTCTGTTCGGCTCGGCGACTTATACGCTGAGGAGGAGTGGGAGCTTCTTGTGGAGTTGCGAGTTCCACGTGCTCCTGGAGCTCGTGGACCCCAAACTGTAATGTCCGCCCGGTGTCTCTACAAGGATCCTGCTACTCAGGAGACAGTGCATGGCAGAAAACAGGCACTGTTAGTACCTCTCGCGGATGCCGTGAGATCTTCGTCGTGTCCGAAGATCGAACGGTTGAGAGGGCTGTTTATTACAACCCGCGCCGTAGCCGAGTCACGGAGATTGGTTGAGCACAATGACTACCCTAGTGCGCATCATTTGCTTGCGTCGGCTCGGGCTCTGCTCATGAAATCCAGCTCAGTATCGACTGACGAGTACGTGCGCGTCTTGGAAGCTGAGCTGTCAGAGCTGCATTGGAGAAGACAGCAGAAGATCATGGAGGCGGAACAGCAGAtgatgatgatccaacggtGGAGAGGCGGTGGTGAAAGGGACGCGGCGGTGACAgcggttttggatgaaaatgagGAGCCCCTCACACCGACTTCGGCTTGGAGAGCGGCTGAGAAGCTGGCTAAGGTGGCTATGATGAAGAAATCGCTTAGTAGAGTTGGCGACTTGCACGGCTTTGAAAATGCTAGGTTTTAA